Proteins encoded in a region of the Deefgea piscis genome:
- a CDS encoding ExeA family protein, with protein MSWGLILYQTYFGLHSPPFRLTSHPDFFFLGAGRGEILDTVLSGIQAGEGLIQVIAEIGAGKTLLCRMLLARLSNRVDTIFMPNFAVLENEFLVTIATQLQIQLSGTSCHQVYARIEAELIQRQAAGRRVVLLLDAAHAMPVESFELLRLLSDLAVRSQPLLQIVLFARPELELQWANTALSPLRERVSHNLVLPSLTVDEVSEYLACRLSAAGYQGETLFSAAAVQLIAKAAHGISRQINLIADQALLAAYTDQAVSVDAKHVQSVLQDEAASSPRFSHLWRLAAIMVLGVLSLLFWYFYPDPVQINEPLLWPRSEKLSTLSENADSKLRAAAAPLLLNERVMHSNKKLIAADANSMTILVSKVPQNQLLRLEQLVRDLEVHLGPSRVLVYPTLLNGSLAWGVLAGLYPDKKKAREITQLLEQTHPQRKHKIQTIGVLRGEMLLLRD; from the coding sequence ATGTCATGGGGTTTAATTTTGTATCAAACGTATTTTGGTTTACATAGCCCACCATTTCGTCTGACTTCGCATCCTGATTTTTTCTTCTTAGGGGCGGGGCGCGGTGAAATACTTGATACCGTACTGAGCGGTATTCAGGCGGGTGAAGGCTTGATTCAAGTGATCGCTGAAATTGGCGCGGGCAAAACGCTATTGTGCCGCATGCTATTGGCACGGCTATCCAATCGCGTTGATACCATATTTATGCCGAATTTTGCGGTACTTGAGAATGAGTTTTTAGTCACCATTGCGACGCAATTACAGATTCAACTCAGTGGGACCAGTTGCCATCAAGTGTATGCTCGAATTGAAGCGGAGCTCATACAACGGCAGGCTGCAGGTCGGCGGGTGGTGTTATTGCTGGATGCTGCGCATGCCATGCCGGTTGAATCGTTTGAGCTATTGCGCTTATTGAGTGATTTAGCCGTTAGATCGCAGCCATTATTGCAAATCGTGCTGTTTGCCCGCCCAGAGTTAGAGCTGCAATGGGCCAATACGGCGTTAAGTCCGCTGCGTGAACGAGTCAGTCACAACTTAGTTTTGCCTTCACTTACGGTCGATGAGGTGAGCGAATATTTGGCTTGCCGCTTATCCGCTGCGGGTTATCAAGGAGAAACCTTGTTTAGCGCTGCGGCGGTGCAATTGATTGCCAAAGCAGCGCATGGGATCAGTCGGCAGATTAATTTGATTGCAGATCAAGCCTTGCTGGCGGCCTACACCGATCAAGCTGTGAGTGTGGACGCTAAGCATGTGCAAAGCGTATTGCAAGATGAAGCGGCATCGTCACCGCGTTTTAGCCATCTTTGGCGGTTGGCGGCAATCATGGTTCTCGGCGTTTTGTCGCTACTATTTTGGTATTTTTATCCCGATCCAGTGCAAATTAACGAGCCCTTACTGTGGCCGCGCTCAGAAAAACTCTCAACGCTCAGCGAAAATGCCGACAGCAAATTACGCGCGGCAGCTGCGCCACTATTACTCAATGAGCGAGTGATGCATTCAAATAAAAAGTTGATTGCCGCTGACGCCAATAGCATGACGATCTTGGTATCTAAAGTGCCACAAAATCAGTTGCTGCGCTTAGAGCAGCTGGTCAGAGATTTAGAAGTGCATCTAGGGCCAAGTCGGGTGCTGGTGTATCCCACATTACTCAATGGCAGCTTGGCCTGGGGGGTGTTGGCAGGGCTTTATCCGGATAAGAAAAAAGCCCGCGAAATAACGCAGTTGCTGGAACAAACGCACCCACAGCGCAAGCATAAAATTCAGACCATCGGTGTTTTGCGCGGCGAAATGTTGTTGCTGCGCGACTAG